From the genome of Alicyclobacillus sp. SO9:
CGGCGTGAAAAAGACATCTCTGGTGACCATCACGCTGGTTCTATTAATTCTATTGGTTGTCTTTCGGTCCGTGGTAGCCCCGTTTGTGACGCTCATATCCATTGGGCTGTCATTCATTCTGACTTCCTACGTGGTTGCGTGGCTCTCCAAATTTGGCCTGCCTGTCTCAACCTTCACGCAAACCTTCCTGGTTGCAGTCATATTCGGTGCCGGAACAGACTACTCGATTATCATCATGAACCGGTTTCGAGAGGAACTCGCCAAGCAAAACGGCGAAGTCGTTCCGGCCCTTGCAGCTTCCTACGGTGCCATCGGAAAGACGGTGCTTTTCAGCGGACTGACCGTATTTGTGTCATTCGCAGTTTTGTATTTTGCCCATTTTGGACTCTACCGCACGGCTGTGGGCGTCGCCGTCGGCGTTGTCATCACACTGCTGCTGTGTTTCACATTTATCCCGGCTATGCTTGGGATTTTGGGTAGATTTCTCTTCTGGCCGCGCAAGTCGGTCACAGGCAATACGCACAGCCAATCGCGCATTTGGGGATTCACAGGCCGTACCGCCACTCGCCACCCCTGGTTGACCATTTTGGCGCTGATTATTGTCTTGCTGCCGACAGCCTTGTTGTTTACCAACAAGCGTACTTTTGATCCCATGTCGGATATTCCGGGCGCACCGTCAGTCAACGCGTTCCACACCATATCCAAGGCGTTTTCACCTGGCCAAGTCATGCCCACAAGCATCGTGCTGCACACGAGCCAGAACTTGCGCTCACCGCAAGGACTGACAACGATTGAATCAATATCAAAGGCATTGAAGAAACAAAGCGGTGTATCCCAGGTTGACAGTGCTACCCGTCCGACAGGAAGCGTAATTAAGGGATTCCAGATTGCCAATCAAAACGCCTCTGCTGCAAGCGGCTTGAAGAAAGCGAACAAGGGACTCAGTTCTGTGTCATCCGGATTGCAGACGACGGTTCAAAAACTCCAGTCCGGACAGTCCGGCGTAAAGAAGCTGTCATCTGGTGCTTCACAAGTATCCAGCGGATTGGGGCAACTGCAAACTGGCATAAACCAAATGGCCACAAGCTCCAGCAAATTGGCAACAGGTGCGCAGACGGTGAATACCGGGGCTAAGCAGTTTGAGTCGGGTCTGAATCAGTACACGGCCTCTGTCAGCAAAGTGAATCAAGGCGCAGACTCTCTGGCTAAAGGCTTACAGGAGTACGCAGCCGGAGAAAACACTCTTGCGTCGAAGTTGGGCCAATTTGCGCAACAGCTAAGCCAGGGTCAAGCACAGCTCGTGAACACCATCAAAGGAATGATTCAGCAGGACCAGGGTTCCAATCCCGTTGCCGCAGCACAGTTAACTGCTCTCCTCAAGGCTATTGAGAGCCCGCAAGGACTGAGCGCAGCAACTGATGCAGCCTCCAAGCTGAGCCAAGGTGCGCAGCAAGCCAACGGCGGACTTGGCAAGCTTGTCCAAGGGGCCAACAAGCTCGCGTCTGGAACAAGCCAATTGGCAGACAACGGAAGTAAACTCAACTCTGGAGCCAGCGGGATTGTAAACGGAACAGCACAGGTTGCGCAAGGCACTTCCGCCCTGAGCGGCGGCCTGCAAAAAGTGGATAGTAACGTGCCGCAGTTAACGGCGGGAAGCCAGCAGATAGCGAACGGGCTGCAGTCGTTTGTCGGCAGCTACAACAAACTGCCGTCCGGACTCACATCCATGCGAAAAGGCGTCGATTCTGTCCACAGCGGGGTGGGCAAGGTTCAGTCGTATTTGCATGACAGCAAAGTGGCTCAAAGCAAAGGAAACCCTGGTTTTTATGTGCCCAGCAGTTCAGTGAACTCAAACAAGGACCTACAGAAAGCTATGAACGCCTATATTTCGAAAGACGGGCACACAGCAAAGTTTACGGTCATTCTGAAGAGTAACCCGTATTCCAACACAGCCATCAAAGAGATACCGAAACTTGAGCAAGCAGCTCAAGCAGCTTTGAACACAAGCCCAATTCACAGCGGCAGAATCTTGGCCGCCGGTACCAGTGCACAGCAGAATACACTGAATCGAATTTCGACGAATGACTTTGTTCGCACTGTGATTCTGATTCTCGGCGCCATCTTTATTTTGCTGATGTTGATGCTGAGGTCCATCGTGACGCCGCTCTATATTATTGCGTCACTGGCGTCCACGTACTTTGTTACAATGGGTGTTTTACAGGAAGTATTCGTGAACATTCTCGGTAAACCGGGACTCAGTTGGGTCGTCCCCTTCTTTGGTTTTCTGCTGTTGGTTGCCCTCGGGGTGGACTACAGTATCTTCCTCATGACGAGGTTTGAAGAGGAATATCGAGAATCGGGATCGTTCTCTCAAGCCATTTTGTCTGCCATGAAAAACATGGGTAATGTTGTGTTTTCGGCAGCCCTGATTATGGCTGGAACATTCGGATCAATGTTGGCAACGGGTGTCACTTCACTGGTTGAAATCGGAAGTTCAATTATCATTGGTCTTGCAATCTACGCACTGGTGGTTCTGGCGTTCTTTATTCCTGCTTGTGCCACTGTCGTCAACGTGGGTCACTTATGGCCATTCCAGTCTCGTGAGAAGGATGACTCAAAATCAGATAAACACAGCCTTTCCTCCTCTCCCATCGAAGGCTAGACAAGGTCGTTAAAGCGGGAGAGACAAGGCCGCTCAAGCTTGAAAGCAAAAAGAAGTCGCCTCTTGGTGGAACCAAAGCGTCGATGAGACGCAGCCATAGAGACGACTTCTTTATCTATGCGGAATAGGAAGCAGAATAGGCAAAAACAGCAAAAACAATCAAGGGCGGCCACAGCAGTCAGCCGCGAATAGATAGCGGTCTACCAGGTAATCTCATAGACCTTCGAGCTGATTTGAGAGCCCGATGCGTTGGTTTTTCCTCCAGCAATAAATCCTCTTTTGCCCTGTTGGGTATACCCGAAATCTGCGAGGGGACCCGGCAGTTTGCCAACCACTTTCGTCTTTCCAGTTCGGATGTTAATGGCAAGGATGTTTCGGATGGGCACCCCTTTTTGGTTTTCACCGCCAGCCACCAGCAGGTAAGAACCGTCCACAAACAGGGCTGCCTTAGCAATTCCGTAGGCAAGCTGGACAGGAAGCTTTTGAATTCCCTTTTGAGGAGACCAACTGTACACGTGGGCACTGAAGCCCTGGTGGTGTGTTTTGCCGCCGGCTATATAGATCTTCCCGTTGCCTGCAGCCACCGCAGCGTATCGAAGCCCAACAGGCATAGCAAACATTTTGGTCCCCTGCAACACCCCGTTAGTGATTGAGAAAAATTCAGTGCTTTGCCGATAAGTATTCCCGTCATACCCGCCGACTCGCACAATTCCCTGTTTTCCCTTCCACTTAAAAGGGACTGCAGCAGCATCAGACAAAGGAGACGAGAGCTTCCCAACCGTCTTCGCCGTTGCTGAGTTTTTTGACAATTTGACAATCGTATTATATGACACAGCTTGTCCTCCGCCGAAAACATACAAGTCTGACCCTAAATAGGCGGCCGCAGCATCGTGGGTTCTTACAGCCAAATGGCCAATGGATGCCACGCTGGGCTGTAACCTGTCTATGTTCGTGACAGAAACACGTCCCGTATAGCCACCTATGGAAACAGGACCGCTGCCTGACAATGCCAGAGTATTTCCTTCCACACCGTTGGGTAAGTTCCCCAAAGGCCTTATGCTGACTGTCGGCCAAGGCTGTGCTGCTGAAGAAGCAGAACCGGATTTCGTTGAATTTCCCGAATTTGTTTTTGTCGAGTTGGAAGTTGTTTGATTTGAACTGGACTTCTGTGGTGACGTTCCTGTATTCCCTTGGCCGTGTGTGCCACAGCCCGAAATCAGTCCTACCTGAATAAGGGATACAGCAGCAAGCATTGTTTTTCTTTTCAACGTGGGCCTCCTCGAGCAATTTGATTGATTTTTGATGTTCCAGTTTCATGCTAAAACTGCTTGAGGACAAACCTGATGGAGGGTGGACTACCCACATCTTTTCATATTCTCACATATCGTGCAACAAGAATAAAAGTTACTATATTTGATCTGACACAGACTGCTGCTCCTTCAGCGGTACAGTCTTATGATTGTCAAAAAACAGACTTTTTTCGGAACTCACCTAACTCGCTTTCCGGTATACTAGAACAGAAGATTTGCTAAGAAGTCTGGGGCGATTCGAACACACTAAGTCGCCGGCACTTAGCAGTCGTTCAAAAAATCGTTCTAGGAGGATCGCGGTGTACTCCACTCCCTTGCTCATCACCCTGCAACATGCCCTTTCTTGGATTGGCGTCCCTGTTCTGCGGGCTATTTCAACTCTTGGCGGATTTGGACTATTCCTGATTGTCATTCCACTTATTTATTGGACTGTGAACCGCAGTAAAGCTCATCATCTTACTTTAACTCTGTTGG
Proteins encoded in this window:
- a CDS encoding MMPL family transporter, with translation MYKALGRIVYRLRWGIIVVWLAFIVLAVTFLPSLSGVVAHTKTNFVPSSSNFVQAQNMLKHVDSKHQSTSSAVVAIHRNGKLTSKDKSYFKAQLQKLSSSKGRYGLSAVTDLYNTDKSVSSNFVSKNGTTEIALIGFPNASVSQATKTSLHQVKEVFSSPPTGSKVQMTGDVPIEQDNIRISMDGVKKTSLVTITLVLLILLVVFRSVVAPFVTLISIGLSFILTSYVVAWLSKFGLPVSTFTQTFLVAVIFGAGTDYSIIIMNRFREELAKQNGEVVPALAASYGAIGKTVLFSGLTVFVSFAVLYFAHFGLYRTAVGVAVGVVITLLLCFTFIPAMLGILGRFLFWPRKSVTGNTHSQSRIWGFTGRTATRHPWLTILALIIVLLPTALLFTNKRTFDPMSDIPGAPSVNAFHTISKAFSPGQVMPTSIVLHTSQNLRSPQGLTTIESISKALKKQSGVSQVDSATRPTGSVIKGFQIANQNASAASGLKKANKGLSSVSSGLQTTVQKLQSGQSGVKKLSSGASQVSSGLGQLQTGINQMATSSSKLATGAQTVNTGAKQFESGLNQYTASVSKVNQGADSLAKGLQEYAAGENTLASKLGQFAQQLSQGQAQLVNTIKGMIQQDQGSNPVAAAQLTALLKAIESPQGLSAATDAASKLSQGAQQANGGLGKLVQGANKLASGTSQLADNGSKLNSGASGIVNGTAQVAQGTSALSGGLQKVDSNVPQLTAGSQQIANGLQSFVGSYNKLPSGLTSMRKGVDSVHSGVGKVQSYLHDSKVAQSKGNPGFYVPSSSVNSNKDLQKAMNAYISKDGHTAKFTVILKSNPYSNTAIKEIPKLEQAAQAALNTSPIHSGRILAAGTSAQQNTLNRISTNDFVRTVILILGAIFILLMLMLRSIVTPLYIIASLASTYFVTMGVLQEVFVNILGKPGLSWVVPFFGFLLLVALGVDYSIFLMTRFEEEYRESGSFSQAILSAMKNMGNVVFSAALIMAGTFGSMLATGVTSLVEIGSSIIIGLAIYALVVLAFFIPACATVVNVGHLWPFQSREKDDSKSDKHSLSSSPIEG